CAGTTTGTAAACAGTGGGATGGCTTTTGGTGCAACGCGATGGGTCTCAATCTTACAACGTCAATGTGAAAGGCTTGCGAGCCTCATGGCTAGAAATATATCTGATCTCGGAGGTCGCTATTCTTTAACCCTACtctaaaaccaaataaaaaattcatatatattgaattataTTTGTCTTAAGAATGATACTGTTGTACAAGTGCTCATCTATAATTTGGTTTCATTCAGTGATTCCCTCACCAGAGGCAAGGAAGAACATGATGAAATTGTCGCAAAGAATGATAAGAACCTTTTGTGCTAACGTTAGCGCCTCAGGAATGCAATCTTGGACGGCACTCTCTGATTCTTCTGAGGACACAATTAGGGTAACTACTAGGAAGAACACAGAGCCAGGCCAGCCGAATGGTGTCATTTTAACTGCAGCTTCAACCACATGGCTTCCATTTTCACACCAACAAGTATTTGATCTTCTTACTGATGAGCAACGGCGATCTCAGGTACTTAAGATGGTGCCctctactttttttaaaaaaagcttaTCTTACTTTCTTCTTTTAAAGCAATAGGAATAATATGAGTATAATATATGCATTTAACTTTCAGCTTGACGTCCTCTCTAGCGGAAACTCACTTCATGAGGTTGCTCATATTGCAAATGGTTCTCATCCGAGGAATTGTGTCTCTCTTTTGCGCATTAATGTGAGTATACATTCCTCACCTTATAGATGTTGCTTTTACGTCATTCATAATGCGCATTTTATATGAGGATTGAGCTCAAAAGATGCATGGATGGGAGTATAATTATCATTCCCATTAGCTGGTTCTATTTTTCTTAAAGTTTGCAGCTTTGATAATTTTTGTAGTGCATTGAGGccgtaaatattgaaaaattagagAGAATTTAAGCTTAGAGAAGAAGTATTAAGACTGAATATTCAAAGCCAAtatgattaaaatatttagtaaaGGCAACATCctaaattagtaaatatatTGCATTTACGTTTGctttttcttaaatattatGTTTTTTCCCCATCAATGAGTAATGAGAATATCATAAACCTGCATGGAGATTGTATGAATTCACAAACTTCGAATTAAAAACGAAATGAGAACCCCAATAAGATATGTTATGCCACTCCCGCCATTTTTTTTGgccgaaaaataaaaaaaagaaaatatatatattactctgGATGGGTCTCTTTCTGATGTTGAGGGAGGAAAATGGCCATCATTCTGTCAATGTTGCCCTctttcttatttaaaaaaatgctaCAGTACTTCCTATAGAGCTTGTTTTGTTTGTGCTGTGTTGTTTCACCAATATATTTTTGTGAAATTGTATATATCAGCATGTTATTTGGATATAACATATCTATTATCAAACTTCTAGAGATTTAACTTTTACCATTGGCGTAGAAAAAGGTAGTTAACCGCATTTACTGTTCCTCTTGCTATTTAGTCATGTTCGCCTTTAACCCTGCTATAGTATTTAATGGAAATGGAGAAACTATGTCCATAGCATCCGAGCAGTGGAAGTAAAGTTTGAAATGGCACAGCTATGGAGACATTTATTATTTGCCCGAAAGATATAAGACAAGGAGCTCTGGCAACTTGAGCTGTCAAAGGGTTTCCTCATTGAATGAGCGTTTGAATAGCCATCAAGTGTGCCACACATACCTTCCTGTCAACTTTGGGTTGCCACCAATCCAACCTGGCTTTCTCACTCCCTTTGAGTTGTTCAACATAAtttgatctatatatatatatatatatatatatagagagagagagagagagagagagagagagagagagagagagagagagagagagagataaaagacAGTAGAAAGATCGCCTCCTTTCTTATTTGTTTTCCCGATATCTGAcggtaaaaaaaaaggggaggtCGTCATGTCCCATGATGCACTGATCGAACTGTATCACATCGTCCTACCAATCCAATGAAAAACCAAAGCaaaagcttctctctctctctctctctctctctctcggagaCGATAATGCATATTTATTTGTACAGTATATTTATGTGTattctttcatatatatcctTCGTTTCAGACTGCAAGCCAAATtatcttcttatttttcttatgCTAGAACAGGagacaaaaaattttaagagagagagagaattaactAAGATAATAGAGATCATACATAGTCCATTAGttcaatgatatatatatatatatatatatatatatatatatatatatatatatatatatatatatacatatatatatatatatatatatatataNCTCCccatctcctccgccgccatcGCGAACCTCCTCCGCCACCCCCGAAGGTGATGGCAGCGGTGCTTCCGCCGCCACCGCTGCTGCTGTTGCCCCGGGATGCCTCCTAACTATCAGCATGCAGGTGCTGGCGAGTGCAGTCCCATCAGCGAAACTGAACCTCTCGAGCGTGACAGCCGTCAACCACCACCTCTGCAATGCAGTTCGCCAGATTAGCGCCGCCCTCGGCGGGCCGCCTCAGCCAGAACCGGCCGGGACGGCGGCGCCGCCTGACCCGTGAGGGGAAGCAGAAAGGTGGTGGAGTTAACTGCTATACTGCCTGGTGCAATCCGTCTATACCGATCGATATTCCCAAAATGCCCCCCCAACACCTCTGCttttcacatatatattataattgttgAGTATTTAGTAACTAAAATCTCTAGATTATTTTTTGTACAGGAGCAAGAGAGAATTTGACAAGGGCCCATGCAGAGctgcaaaatgaccaaaatatccttgtCGAGTCGGGCATTTTGGTTATCTTATATTTTGTGTACGCGTGTATAGTCCATGGGCGTTGTCAAGTTTTCACTTGCTCCGAGCTTTTACTCTATTTGCAATTCATAATCAACTTTGcaaagggcattttggtcatgTTGGTGTGGCATTGATGGGATCCGGGCAATCTCCACCTACCCACTGCCATCTAAGATATGCTTCCCAGTGAATTAAACATGTTGAAGGCCGGCTGGCTagttattaatatatgtaataagaTCAAGAGGGATGAATTAattgtgttgtgttgtgttgtgttgtgtaGTGTAGTGGTTGGGGGAATGTTGTGAAATTAGGGTTTGTTGGAGGAGGGGAGTCAAGAGCGCACCAGGTGTGACCCTGAATGCTCTCTCCCTTTTTTAAGGCCCAAAATTTGAAAAGAGGAAGCCCAAAATGGCTTCTgggcctaaaaaaaaaaagcggggAGTGGGAAAGGAGAAGGGTGTTGGTTCGGGTATTGACTTCCTTCTTGCGTTACTTTAAACATGTTGTTGCTCTCCTTTGTCTTAATTTGGCGTGTTTGTGTACGTAATTTAACTCTTCGTTTTAGCTTGGTCTCCTTTTGGGAGCGCGCGCGCGCCTTTTTGTTCGCAGAGGGGTTGGTTGGGTGGAGTTAATGCTTTTTATGACCGTATTTATGACTTTGAGCTTTTAATGTCCAATCCTCCTTTTTAGGTTCGTTTCTACTTTCATGCAGGGGCGTGGAATTGGCCGAGCCATGTTCTGTAATTGATGGTTTCGGTCCTTGGAAGTACCACCTCCACTGTTGTCATTTTCCGAAATCTTGAaagtatattaaaatttcttcttGACAGTGCTAGGCGAATGTGAAtgggatttttttaaaactgaATTTTCCGAAACCCAGGTGACTGAGCGACTCCAGGTAGAATATGTAACTCGTGAATTTTATGAAGCTATTTGGAATGATAAATATCTCATCAAAGACTATGATAAATATGAGCTGAAGTtatgtaacaattttttttttttattatcgtaTTTTCATACAGTatgaaaaattttgtttgaatattattatttctgCTGGACAATATTTTTCTCATCAAAATGAAGGTCAAACCCCCCCCCTTGATTCGGCTGGCTGGATAATATAGAGAGATTAAGGAACCCTCCCTCCTCCCATGCTTAGGCTATCTGATCCACCGTTCATCATTAGTGCTCTAACCTTAAATCATCTTGAGTGGTGAAATAGACCAGTGCtgctaaggcttagtttggcatTGGGGCCTatttaacgctattagataaaatggagttgttgaaaaagcatatagggatatgttattgcgttctccggtgggaccgcaccCCTGCAGAACGGAATATTACGTATGGAAACAAACAGTATATTTTTTCAATGTACTTTCTCACCGAactaacgcaatctccccgcaatcccaaacgaagcctaagctAGGGTCAGAGTCACATCTGGGCCCTTTCTATATTTTGAGCCAGGTTGGGCCTGATCTGATCCACTGTACATTGTCTGAAAGAACGAGCGGCCCAAAACCATGATAGTCTGATGGGCCCAGCCCATTTGTTGGTGTTATGTGGGACTCGGGCTTTTGGATCTAGGACGGCAACAATCTTGTCCTAGATGGGCCCCCGATTGACGCAACAGCCTAATTGTAGACGGCTTACTAAATGGATATGCTCGCCCGAAACATACGAGTACGCTGTTAAAATCAAAGgataatttgatttctagaggTCTTTTACTCGCAGTATGATTTTGCAATACATATAACGATATCAATGAACTGGTCATGTACAAATGCTGAAAACGGCAAAAGCAAGCTCATGGAAATTGGAAAACCAACTTGGAAAGATGACACCATTATATCACTGTACATTATCCGGACATTAAAATATAGGCCTGGAAAGATTATTAAACAGCTAGTTAAGGTCAGTGCAAGCTAAtcaacaataataacaacacaaaaaaaaaaaaaataaaataaaaaacagaagCACTGCTCAACATGTTTCTACTTCTCCGATAGAGAAGTTACATTAGGGATGTGGCTTAGTAGAGCTTGAAATAATAAATGATACTGTAAAAACATACTCCAATCAATCAAGCAGTAACTATTATAGAAAATCTGATAAACTAAGCAATGCTGCAGAACACTTTTACAATTTTTACTCGCATTTTCTGTATCAaatgataaattaaagtttttatttaacGAAGTTTGCGGATTTTAACCTATAACAATTCCAATCCAGTTTCACCACCCTAAAATTGCATTATACACAGCTGATCAAAGAAAGAGACGGAAATGAAGCCTGACGCCTTCAGAAGACCGGGCAGCCATCCACAATGACCCCTTTGGCCGTGGGACACGTCGCGAGGTCGCAGTGCTCGCCGGCGGTCCCCCACCAGTTGAGGCTCTTGTTCTCCATCGTCACCGCAAAGTAGAGCAGCACCCCCATCATCGCCACCCCCGCGTCCAGCCCTGCCGACAGGACGTAGTTGTACCTCTGCCACCACTTCTTCCGGTACCTGTACACGAAGAAGTTGAACACCGTCCCGACCGCCGCCCACGACGTGTAGTTTACTGCAGTAGCCGGCGGCATATTGGCAGTTGCACCAAGAAGCACGGGGAGGTTTATCAGGGGGATCCACGATTGCTCGGGGAAGATCCTGTGGAAGGCCCAGACGATGACCGGGCCGACAGCACCGCCAAGGAAGAACCAATTGAGCGCGCCGTAATTGCCCAGCGGGCCGAAGATGCGGCGCGGGCCCACCAGGCCCCAGATGACGGACGCGTCGAAGAAGACGCGGTCGCTGGGGCACGTCCACGGGCTGTTGGGCGGGAGGAGGTCCCTCTGGCAGATGTCGGTGATCGAGCCCAGGAGCCACCATGCCACGCCTATGTTGATTGTACCGGCGACCACTGTGCCGACAGCCTGCATTAAGCGGCGGCGAGAGTTTAGCCATTTTCATCACACAAATAAAAGTTAGAATCGCAAACTACGCTTTTCAGTTACATGCATATATGCACGTAGGCTAGTAGAATCAGTGAAACATATTTGCAACTTGCAAGAAATCGATCTACTTGAAAACAGACAATcaatatagtaaaatttaatgGTTAAGTTGTAGCGTCAGAGAAAGTGTACCGCATTTTAAGTTGATTGATCAAGTAGGATGATTTGAGAATACTACCTGAACTAGGAACATGGATTTGGGCGGGATCTTCATGTAATGGCCGAGCTTGAAATCGGAAAGGAAGGCGACGGCCTGCGCCATGCTCATGTAACCGTAGACCTTGAAGCACACGTTGGCGATCGGCTTTCCCGGCAGGATCAGACCCATGCAGTATTCTGTGATAATATTCAGTCCCGGAGTCTTTGTTTTTCAttcagaaaaaaagaagaacaaaaaaaaaaaaacaaatcaggATGATTATCATgtaccaaataaataaataaataaatttatgtgtCTCTAAAAATTGAAGTACGAAGTGGGATAGATTATTTGTACCTGGTTGGTAGTTGCAGTGATGATGCTGATGGGGAGAGTGAACACAAAGGCCATGGCGCAAGCAAAGAGGAGGCCCCACCATGGAAGTTGAATTTGGTCCTTCAACACAGTGCACAGAATCAGGGAGATCACAACTGTCACCAGCAGCAGTAAATAGAACCACCAGCTGGGTATGTCTTCATACTTCCTCATTAACCTCGTGTGGATGTCCACTTTTCCTTTATTATACGAAGCTCGGTACCGATTGTATATTTCTCTGGAAAAGTTTCGCTTTAGATCGTGAGTGACATAACTTACTCGAATctcttaaaaaagtaaaatagttCTTGCTGAGGAATAAGAGGATTACATCTTTGGGCCGAATGATTTTGCAATTGCACTTTGTGACAATCGCATGTTTCTCTAAGAAAATTGGTATTTTTTGGGACCTAAATATCAGAATTCAACTAAAATGGCTCCGGCAATCAAAATGGTACTAGTTTGCACCGATTTTACATTGCATTGCTCTGTTCTACGTGGAACATAGCTTCCAATGTGTGCGTACTTAGAGAGACAGAGCGGCAATTTGGCGGAGTAACGTGAGATAGGTACAGTCACATAAAATCAGAGCATGTAGTAGTAGGTTATTACCTTCCATAGAACAAAGCAACATGAGTTAGCGTAGCCGCAATGGTCGCGAATCCGAGGCCGTAGGTTATAGCAAAGAACAAACTCAGGTTTATCCTCCCCTGCTTACCGTACGCAGTCATGTCGATCTCAAACTTGTTGTTGACGATGGCGTTGATATCATACGGCTGGCCAGCAGCCGTGAACAAATCCGAGGAGAAAATTGGGAAAGTCTTTGCATTGTAGAGGTTGAACCCCCAGTATGCCACCGGCATGACTACGTAGAGGATCAAGAGATAGCCGACGAAGATATTGACGATGGCGAAGAAGGGGGTGATTAACGGGCTGAAGAGGTAGGAGGCGACGGTGCTCCAGTCGAGGGTGAAAGCACCGATGCCGAGCCCGTTCATGCCGGAGCCGAGCTGTTGCGCCGTTACGGACTTGGGCCAGGCCCAGCAGACCCACGAGATGCTCGTAATGGTCGGGAAGAGGTAGCCCGGAACGACGTACCACGAGAAGCTGCAGATCAGAACGATGACGAAGAATTTGGCCCGAGACATGCGGCGGTCTTCTTTCTCGTGTAAAGCCCTGCAGATGAAGTGATCATCGTTATCCATAACATAATTTGTATGTCATGAGCATTCTAGGAATAAAGGAGGTCCGAATTGTTCGTATATTTCCTCCTCTTTGTTTTAGGTAGAATTGTTAGTATTCACGTAGTTGGTAACTTGGTATGAATAATTGGAAaacaaacatataaaaatattagagaaaaagagagaaacaatAGAGAATTTCtcttaaaaatatagaaaattttcgaTACTTGTGTTTAACTATTAAGATTCTTCCTCAGTGACCTTAGAAGTGTTGACCAATGTTGTACCCAGAATCTGTAGCAAATTAAGGTGGAATGTAAAGAGGACTATGGCTGGTGTGGCGGAAAAGTAATTAagatatcgtttggttcggggataagcaaaaaatgactattttaaagatagatataaattgaggtataagcggtgattagatcaattttgtatttggatgaaaaattagattatttctgggaataaaaaaaatagcgtttagtTAGATAAGATGAAAGATGAAATAAGAAGGATAGagggttttataaataaaaagtgatgatattatcctcttattatatttgaatttaaatttttaaaattttaaatttatatttttaaatttaaaaatttaactttgaaatttaaaaatttgaaatttaaaatctcaaattttaaattcaaaattttaaattttaaaattcaaactttaaatttaagatcaaatttaaatttgaaaaatataaaatataaaattttaaatttcaaaaatttaaaatatcaaaatttaaatttaaaatttaaaattataaactttaattttgagattataaattataaatttaaaatttaaaattttaaattttaaatttttaaaataagaataagggcgggaacaattaataaaaataatttattataataaatttataaattttttaaaattctacttaaactaaaatttaataaaaagaatttattataatatttaaatataatttattataaattttattataatatttaaatataaataatatgtattaatatagtacaattaataattttataataaaaataatgtattataatatataatatattatatttatataatttagttttaattcaatttataattttaattaaagtttgaaattaagcattgcaATAGCACTATtctaccaaaatggtggaatagcaaattttTTGCTATTTCGGAATAATCAGGAATAACAAAGTTTGACCgaaataaaatattccggcTAAATTTCATGTcatttggcggaatagcggggataacgaaattATCTCCGCTCAGGGCCTAAGTAAATAAATACCTgttaaaagtgaaaattttaaaaatttacggACACCCAGATAAATTTGTTAAATGCTAGGTAGGTGACAAGTCAATTGTCATATGACTAGGATCTTTCGCCCAGTAAATTACTACAGAACCAAAGTCAAACATTTATTTAGTACATTGAAGAATGAAAAGATGCCATCCAGTGACAGGGAATTAATGCTGAGTAGGGACATTTAAACGTAGCAAAATCCTCTCCTTATAGTCGCCCTATAAGAATCTTCAATCGATGCAAATGGTCCATAAATTCCGGCGAAtggactttttttttgcaacacTGACTCTCAAAATGCTTTAGCTAATTTTATGGATTTGAATTATGTTTAGCATTGTGAGGCCGCAATGAGGCACTAATCCTCCAAGGAATTCAACAAATCATGACAATGGAGAAACTATTCCCAGTTTGAAAGGTCGATGTAGCGCGTAGATTCTATAGAAAAGCCACAATTAGGTGGCCCTTCTAAAGCATTAATTTCACACGTACCATCTCCACGGGTTCTGGAGACTCATATTACAAGAATTTTGTAACGCAGTTATTACACATGGATGCAAGTTAAATCAAACAACAACTATGCATcttaatcaaggagtagatatGAACTGTACTCTTTTAAGCAGAAGAAGTATAATAATTGTGATAGCCAAAGAAATGAAGAGAACGTACGTAATGCTTTAAAAAGTTGCACGACAAAGCGATGGCCGAACAAAAAGCTTTTTCCTTCTACGTTGTAAAGATAGGAAGAGAAATACTTTACATAAAGTTTGGTGGAAATATACACAGCAACAATTCTGAGTTGGATAAACCAAACGTACAGCTTTTGTCACGTTGCTCAAAAAGCCAGCACAATTCTTCTCGcgttttttttaagtaaaaaaagcgCAAAACTTTTATCTGTGTCGATGATTTGTTTGTCGTGAAAAAATCTATATACGGTGGGGGTTGTGcggtttggttttctttttttttttttgtttttttttgtttttccatcccatctctctctctctctctctctcagaggTAGCGGGGTTAGGCtttcatttttctaatttaatctaattttttccctcaatttttcattataaaaatttaaaatatataatttttacacatatttttttatataatttatattgtttaaatataaattttaattttataactgAGCActtaaaagatgaaaaaaattgatgaagTTGAACTTAACTACTTATattaataattgataattacgagaattatataaagtgtactaaatctataaagataaacgacgcattCANGAAggtaaagataaacgacgcattcaaattaatcaaatcaaacaaattgaaagttggatagtaaaaataaaattttgaatcgattcaaaatggtccatggttagaaaaattttatatgcttttatgttgattttagtttcaaatttcaaaattatatttataatttgatgagCAATTAACTTTACCTTCAGAATCTTCcgaaatatttaaaatgtgaTTGTtcgacttttaatttttaataattaagctttctaaattttattaaataatttaaaagattctTTCCTTGAATGAagttactaattaaataaaaataaaattaatcggTGCTCCGCCCTTActtcatatgaaaaaaaaaataaaatacaaaaagaataaattatatatttagttcAAACTATAGGATATGTAACACTTAGTTATCAAATCTGAATGCATTATAATTTTTGGTTCAAACTATTAGATTCAGCACTTTACTTCTCAAACTTCAATTAATTCTACTGAGCAAACGCTATGGCAGCAACAGAAGCAGcaacaagaacaacaacaaaaagggaaaaattaACGATAGCTTTGAGAGTTAACTAACCGGAAGAGCGAGACCTGCACGAGGTTACTCGGCCACCACATGTGCGCCGGCTCCACCACGTACTTCCTCATCATCATTATAAGTAGTTAGggtagatatataaataaaacataaaaattaataaagatatatatcgaattaaataaatattttgttataaaaataatatataatataataaaataatatatataataattagtaaAGGTATACTGATTAAACCACACTAATCTCTCGAAAGGAGAAACCGCTCTTGGTTTGAACCCGATGAGTGTGACGGTTTTTTCCGCAAGAGCAGTTGAGCGTAGAGATCGGCAGGTTTAAGATCGGTAGGTTTAGGCAGGGGAGAGGAGAGGTGAGGGAGAGCTTAGCGAACTTCACCCCGAGGGGAAGCATTTAGGGTTAATGGAGGGTGGTTTGGGGGGAGGAGGTCCAGAGGAGGaagaggccgccgccgccgccgccgctgttaCCTCTAGCTGCGCCGCGCCTAGTTGGCCTTCTTCTGCCGCCGCCTCctgttcctcctcctcctcctcctcctcctccacagCGGCTAGCTCCTCCACGCCGAGTGCCACTGCTTGCGCCTGCTGGGCAGGGAGGGGCACACCTGCAAGGCGTACACCAAGTAGCCGTGCGACCGGACGCGCGAGTACAGCAAGGACTTGGTCAAGAAGCGGATGGCGTGGCTCGGGGAGCACTAGTGCGTCTAGTGGCAGGTCCAGCGGAGGGAGGGGCAGCCGGCTAAGGACCGGTTGCAGGAGGGGTGAGCGTTCAAGGCGTAGGGCCCCAAGCCGCTGGCCGTCAAGAGCGACTTAGGCCCCGGGAAGTTGTACTTCCTCGTGCAGGAGTAGAGGTAGAAGCGGTTACGGCCGATGCGGAAGCCGTTGCCGGGCCGGATGCGGCAGCCGTAGTAGCTGTAGTAGTCCCGGAAGATGTTCGCGTTCTAGAGCAAGCAGCGGCCAACCGAAGAGTAGTAGTGGTGTGTCCACGAGCGAGCGAGGTAACGGACCAAAAGaggaattaatatatataattcataatattaataacaataataataaattaattaatatacgCGCGTAACACTAACACCCCTATACCTAAAATCCACAACCCAATGCCCACCCGGCCCAANGCGGTTATAATTGGCGGGGAGAAGGGGAATCTCGCGTTGTTAAAATTACGAGAATGCCCCTGTGGGAATATCTTCGGGGGAATGGCGTAGCGTATCGGGACGGTGTTTTTCAGAGCGGCCACGGAGTGAACGGTTTGATCCGCCGTCGCCCGTCGACTAAGGAGAAGCGATCCAGTTTTTctactaatataatataatataatataatataataataatatataatataatatataaggcTGTTTTGGTAATAAGTTAAAAGCGTATTTTGAAGTGATGTATACTATGCAAATaagtttagaaatttaaatctGGTTTTCAAACTGTTTAAATTAACGAGCGTCGCGAGATACTAAGTCCGGAAAGATACATTAATGTTGCAATTTCCTTCGGCGGAGACtcttaataaagtaaaaatctACGGATATTATTCTTTTGGTTGAGAGCTGGTTTTATTTTTACtggatttcaaatttgaaaactcGACTTGGCTACTGATCATATAGTATTTTGCCATTTGAGTAtccatttttctaaaaaataacttttatcGATATTTAATATgctgatattttatttaaaaaaataactgaTTTAAGATGCACTACAAGATACACAGATAAAaccaaaatttctaaaaaataagttatatagatatttaatttgctgatatttttattaaaacaaataactGATTTAAGATGTATACTATAAGATACTCAAGATAAAATCAAAACTAATAAAATCCAACTagaccgaccgtttctagagtaagtggcaaagggcttggtggttggtacccgaaacccaaattcgaatcctagttgatttacatttccagctacgtttaattctaaatgaaataaacgaaggggtagcgtgctacctatctctaaaaaaataaaataaaataaaataaaatccaactAGTAAGGTGATAGAGTAATCCTGTTAAAAACTACAACCAGCCACAGCCAGCCCTTTTGGCCAGCGTTAGACGGTGGTACTCGGTTTTCCGGATTCAAATCCTAGtgtgagcaaaaaaaaaaactaaaaaaaaaaaaaaaactt
This genomic window from Ananas comosus cultivar F153 linkage group 3, ASM154086v1, whole genome shotgun sequence contains:
- the LOC109708088 gene encoding oligopeptide transporter 4-like; this translates as MMRKYVVEPAHMWWPSNLVQVSLFRALHEKEDRRMSRAKFFVIVLICSFSWYVVPGYLFPTITSISWVCWAWPKSVTAQQLGSGMNGLGIGAFTLDWSTVASYLFSPLITPFFAIVNIFVGYLLILYVVMPVAYWGFNLYNAKTFPIFSSDLFTAAGQPYDINAIVNNKFEIDMTAYGKQGRINLSLFFAITYGLGFATIAATLTHVALFYGREIYNRYRASYNKGKVDIHTRLMRKYEDIPSWWFYLLLLVTVVISLILCTVLKDQIQLPWWGLLFACAMAFVFTLPISIITATTNQTPGLNIITEYCMGLILPGKPIANVCFKVYGYMSMAQAVAFLSDFKLGHYMKIPPKSMFLVQAVGTVVAGTINIGVAWWLLGSITDICQRDLLPPNSPWTCPSDRVFFDASVIWGLVGPRRIFGPLGNYGALNWFFLGGAVGPVIVWAFHRIFPEQSWIPLINLPVLLGATANMPPATAVNYTSWAAVGTVFNFFVYRYRKKWWQRYNYVLSAGLDAGVAMMGVLLYFAVTMENKSLNWWGTAGEHCDLATCPTAKGVIVDGCPVF